In Holophagales bacterium, one DNA window encodes the following:
- a CDS encoding SDR family oxidoreductase — MSDRYANQVIVLTGASAGIGRALALELAGERPRLVLAARDAGRLEEVAAACRERGAEALVVPTDVTDEAACRDLVARTVEAFGAIDALVLNAGVSMWARFEEITDLSIFERLMRVNYHACVWLTAAALPHLRRSRGQFVVVASLAGLAGVPTHTAYAASKHALIGFFDSLRAELAGSGVAVTIVAPDFVLSEIHRRALGPDGRALGKSPLEEGRIMTAERCARAIHRAMARRQRLAILSLRGRVGRWVRLVAPELIDWIARRAIARGR, encoded by the coding sequence ATGAGCGATCGTTACGCGAACCAAGTCATCGTCCTCACCGGCGCGTCGGCCGGGATCGGGCGTGCGCTGGCGTTGGAGTTGGCCGGCGAGCGGCCGCGGCTGGTGCTCGCGGCGCGGGATGCGGGGCGGCTGGAGGAGGTCGCGGCGGCCTGTCGGGAGCGCGGCGCCGAGGCGCTGGTGGTGCCGACGGACGTCACCGACGAGGCGGCCTGTCGGGACCTGGTCGCGCGGACGGTGGAGGCCTTCGGCGCGATCGATGCGCTGGTGCTCAACGCCGGCGTGTCGATGTGGGCGCGCTTCGAGGAGATCACCGACCTGTCGATCTTCGAGCGGTTGATGCGCGTCAACTACCACGCCTGCGTCTGGCTCACCGCCGCGGCGCTCCCGCACCTGCGGCGGAGTCGCGGTCAGTTCGTCGTCGTGGCGAGCCTCGCCGGTCTCGCCGGGGTGCCGACCCACACGGCCTACGCCGCTTCCAAGCACGCGCTCATCGGCTTCTTCGACTCGCTGCGCGCCGAGCTCGCGGGGAGCGGTGTCGCAGTGACGATCGTCGCGCCGGACTTCGTCCTCTCCGAGATCCACCGCCGTGCGCTCGGTCCCGACGGCCGGGCGCTCGGCAAGAGTCCTCTCGAAGAGGGCCGGATCATGACCGCCGAGCGCTGTGCCCGGGCGATCCACCGCGCCATGGCGCGCCGCCAGCGCCTGGCGATCCTCTCGCTGCGCGGGCGGGTCGGGCGGTGGGTGCGGCTCGTCGCCCCGGAGCTGATCGACTGGATCGCCCGGCGCGCCATCGCCCGCGGTCGCTGA
- a CDS encoding fumarate hydratase, producing the protein MPEFRYADPFPHAHHDETHYRLLSRDHVSTVKLGRTDVLRVDPAALTLLAREGFREIAFFYRERHLRQVAAILDDPDASANDRGVALALLRNAAIAAEGKLPMCQDTGTATIVGKKGERVMTGGGDAEHLARGVYETYTTQNLRYSQTLALSMYEEKNSGTNLPAQIDLYAVDGESYEFLFVAKGGGSANKTMLFQETKALLNPASLEKFMAEKMRSLGTAACPPYHLVFVIGGTSAEACLKTVKLASTGYYDDLPTQGNDLGQAFRDLELEARALEMAHATGIGAQFGGKYFALDVKVIRLPRHGASCPVGMGVSCSADRNVKARIDRHGIWIEELEHDPARFIPEKFQKGTHRHGVAVDLERPMPEILAELSRHPVSTPLLLTGPIVVARDIAHAKLKERLDRGEELPDYFKNHPVYYAGPAKTPDGMPSGSFGPTTAGRMDSYVDLFQSHGASLVMIAKGNRSKQVTDACAKHGGFYLGSIGGPAALLAHESIKKVELLEYSELGMEAIYRIEVKNFPAFVLVDDKGNDFFQKVSLPVVSG; encoded by the coding sequence ATGCCCGAGTTCCGCTACGCCGACCCCTTTCCCCACGCGCATCACGACGAGACGCACTATCGGCTGCTGAGCCGCGACCACGTCTCGACGGTGAAGCTCGGGCGCACCGACGTCCTGAGGGTCGACCCTGCCGCGCTGACGCTGCTGGCCCGCGAGGGCTTTCGCGAGATCGCCTTCTTCTATCGCGAGCGCCATCTCCGGCAAGTGGCGGCGATCCTCGACGATCCGGATGCGTCGGCCAACGACCGCGGCGTGGCGCTTGCGCTGCTGCGCAACGCGGCGATCGCCGCTGAGGGGAAGCTGCCGATGTGCCAGGACACCGGCACGGCGACGATCGTCGGCAAGAAGGGCGAGCGGGTGATGACCGGGGGTGGCGACGCCGAGCACCTGGCAAGGGGCGTGTACGAGACCTACACCACCCAGAACCTGCGCTACTCGCAGACCCTCGCCCTCAGCATGTACGAGGAGAAGAACTCGGGCACCAACCTGCCGGCGCAGATCGATCTCTACGCCGTCGACGGCGAGAGCTACGAGTTCCTGTTCGTCGCCAAGGGCGGCGGCTCGGCCAACAAGACGATGCTCTTCCAGGAGACCAAGGCGCTCCTCAACCCGGCGAGCCTCGAGAAGTTCATGGCCGAGAAGATGCGTTCGCTCGGCACTGCGGCCTGCCCGCCGTACCACCTCGTCTTCGTCATCGGCGGAACCTCGGCCGAGGCCTGCCTGAAGACGGTCAAGCTCGCCTCGACCGGCTACTACGACGACCTGCCGACGCAAGGCAACGATCTCGGCCAGGCGTTCCGCGACCTCGAGCTCGAAGCGAGGGCGCTCGAGATGGCGCACGCGACCGGCATCGGTGCGCAGTTCGGCGGCAAGTACTTCGCGCTCGACGTCAAAGTCATCCGCCTGCCGCGCCACGGTGCCTCTTGCCCGGTGGGGATGGGTGTCTCCTGTTCGGCCGACCGCAACGTCAAGGCGCGCATCGATCGTCACGGAATCTGGATCGAAGAGCTCGAGCACGACCCGGCGCGATTCATCCCGGAGAAGTTCCAGAAGGGCACCCACCGCCACGGCGTCGCCGTCGACCTCGAGCGCCCGATGCCGGAGATCCTCGCCGAGCTCTCGCGCCACCCGGTGTCGACGCCGCTCCTGCTCACCGGGCCGATCGTCGTCGCGCGCGACATCGCCCACGCCAAGCTCAAGGAGCGCCTCGACCGCGGTGAGGAGCTGCCGGACTATTTCAAGAACCATCCGGTCTACTACGCCGGCCCGGCGAAGACGCCGGACGGGATGCCGTCCGGCTCGTTCGGGCCGACGACCGCAGGGCGCATGGACTCCTACGTCGACCTCTTCCAGTCGCACGGCGCCTCCCTGGTGATGATCGCCAAGGGCAACCGCAGCAAGCAGGTCACCGACGCCTGCGCCAAGCACGGCGGCTTCTACCTCGGATCGATCGGCGGCCCGGCGGCGCTACTCGCCCACGAGTCGATCAAGAAGGTCGAGCTGCTCGAGTACTCCGAGCTCGGCATGGAGGCGATCTACCGGATCGAGGTGAAGAACTTCCCCGCCTTCGTCCTCGTCGACGACAAGGGGAACGACTTCTTCCAGAAGGTGTCGCTGCCGGTGGTGTCGGGATAG
- a CDS encoding ABC transporter ATP-binding protein, with protein sequence MNEATKTDTTVSVPALEVTALRKSYGGVLAVEAISFRIARGSILGLLGPNGAGKTTTVSMISGLLTPDAGEVRLGGALLARDTDPAKARLGLVPQELALYEELSAEDNLRFFGALQRMSGSSLATRSDEVLRLTGLLERRRDRVKVFSGGMKRRLNLAVGLLHDPEVLLLDEPTVGVDPQSRNAIFESLEALRDAGKAILYTTHYMEEADRLCDRIVIVDHGRVIAEGTAAELGALLPNDDRPELDAEARAALALLSSRGLDVSGIDGTPDGGPRLEAVFLHLTGHALRDEP encoded by the coding sequence ATGAACGAAGCCACGAAGACCGACACCACGGTCTCCGTCCCTGCTCTCGAGGTCACCGCCCTCCGCAAGTCCTACGGCGGCGTCCTCGCGGTCGAGGCGATCTCCTTCCGCATCGCGCGTGGGTCGATCCTCGGCCTGCTCGGACCGAACGGCGCGGGCAAGACGACGACCGTGTCGATGATCTCCGGCCTGCTCACCCCCGACGCCGGCGAGGTACGTCTCGGCGGAGCCCTCCTCGCTCGCGACACCGATCCGGCCAAGGCGCGCCTCGGCCTCGTGCCCCAGGAGCTCGCGCTCTACGAGGAGCTCTCGGCGGAGGACAACCTGCGTTTCTTCGGAGCGCTCCAGCGGATGTCCGGATCGTCGCTCGCGACCCGCAGCGACGAGGTGCTGCGACTCACCGGACTGCTCGAGCGCCGGCGCGACCGTGTGAAGGTCTTCAGCGGCGGGATGAAGCGCCGCCTCAACCTCGCGGTCGGACTGCTTCACGACCCCGAGGTCCTGCTGCTCGACGAGCCGACGGTCGGCGTCGATCCGCAGAGCCGCAACGCGATCTTCGAGAGCCTCGAGGCGCTGCGCGATGCCGGGAAGGCGATCCTCTACACCACCCACTACATGGAGGAGGCCGACCGGCTCTGCGACCGGATCGTCATCGTCGACCACGGACGGGTGATCGCCGAGGGGACCGCCGCGGAGCTCGGCGCTCTGCTGCCGAACGACGATCGTCCGGAGCTCGACGCCGAGGCGCGCGCGGCATTGGCGCTGCTCTCCTCGCGCGGTCTCGATGTGAGCGGAATCGACGGGACACCCGACGGCGGCCCGCGCCTCGAAGCGGTCTTCCTCCACCTCACCGGTCATGCCCTGCGGGACGAGCCATGA
- a CDS encoding tetratricopeptide repeat protein produces the protein MKLDCRRCGAVIQIPPEVAAAGGASVICPGCGARYTRRASPVAAKPPAPTSGAAAIDSGPQTAAPGPGTPGSRAIGETPERPLSWPTAGPGAMTLATPTGLERSPDSALRLPTTGGTAATAPAGPVFAPGQLVGGRYRIVRFIARGGMGEVYEAEDLELRDRLALKTIHPKSAGDATAVERFKREIHLARRVTHPNVCRIFDVGFDDLSPGGPVVFLTMELLEGETLAARLRREGRMSVETARPLVRQMAEALGAAHAAGIIHRDFKSENVFLVPAPERGDGAPRVVVTDFGVARGARDEEAFAATMTSGVVVGTPAYMAPEQLEGGAITPAVDLYALGVVIFEMLTGELPFQGETAIATAVKRLTEPAPSPRERVADLEARWESLVLRCLARRPEDRFAAASDLVDTLSSEEGELSPPPRVTPPPVTAPPTLSARDRRMRWIAIAVGIALVVAVGSALWRIRNLRHGDLPDPGATARRAVAVLGSRNLSGEGEAAWLSTALSEMLTTEIAGGGALRTISGDQVARARRELKLAEAVELEPAELSRLRGRLGVDVLISGAYTIVPGSDGLRLDLRLRDAATGRQLASLAESGSSAQLFDLVSRIGGRAREALGAGELSKAEGEALEAALPANPEAVRLYVEGLDRLRAFEPQEARERFEQAVALDPSFALARSSLATAWSALGYEQRAQREAERAHELAARLPRDERLLVEARYREMQHDFRRAAEIYGALWQAYPDGLDYGLRLAAMQTAGGAGEQALATLGALRRLPAPLGADPRIDLAAAAAAGSLSDFKTQLASAARAAEGATAQGAKRLVAEARVSEAWAARNLGDPARARQACEEAGRIFGDVGDRSGAAAALTALAGVRYDQGDLEGARADNERALATFREVGDQSGVARALNNIAVIGRASGDRATARRLYEEVVAISLETGDRAGTAYASHNLGTLLSEEGDLAGARQRLEQALAARREIGDQAGTGASLASLGAVLRREGQLAEAQRRLEESLALQREIGQKIGQVGSLSALAQVAIDQGELGRAAEGFAAALTMAREIGNKSAEAQALAGQGELAALAARFDEAEAHHRAALALRQEIGERVASLQSRLALARVALDRGAFDVAESAGRELLAGLDDEPLPELRVQTRTVLCRAAAGRGATAAARSLGEEAVGLAASTQSPAVQLGARIAAARAGGGNRERDRAALTTALAEARQIGLASLELEARFALAELGPRDDPAISTLARDARARGYLTIAAQAERLATR, from the coding sequence ATGAAGCTCGACTGCCGCCGCTGCGGCGCCGTCATCCAGATCCCGCCCGAGGTCGCCGCGGCCGGGGGAGCGTCGGTGATCTGCCCGGGCTGCGGCGCCCGCTACACGCGGCGCGCCTCGCCGGTCGCGGCAAAGCCGCCGGCGCCGACTTCCGGCGCGGCCGCCATCGACTCCGGGCCGCAGACCGCCGCGCCGGGGCCCGGCACACCTGGGTCCAGGGCGATCGGCGAGACTCCGGAGCGTCCCCTCTCCTGGCCCACCGCCGGGCCGGGTGCGATGACCCTGGCGACGCCGACCGGGCTCGAGCGCAGCCCCGACTCGGCGCTGCGCCTCCCGACGACCGGCGGCACCGCCGCGACGGCTCCGGCCGGCCCGGTCTTCGCACCGGGACAGCTCGTCGGCGGTCGCTATCGGATCGTCCGCTTCATCGCGCGCGGCGGCATGGGTGAGGTCTACGAGGCCGAGGACCTCGAGCTGCGCGACCGACTGGCGCTCAAGACGATCCACCCGAAGAGCGCCGGCGACGCCACCGCCGTCGAGCGCTTCAAGCGCGAGATCCACCTCGCCCGGCGCGTCACCCACCCGAACGTCTGTCGCATCTTCGACGTCGGCTTCGACGACCTCTCGCCCGGCGGGCCCGTCGTCTTCCTGACGATGGAGCTCCTCGAGGGCGAGACCCTCGCCGCGCGCCTGCGGCGTGAGGGGCGGATGAGCGTCGAGACGGCACGCCCGTTGGTGCGACAGATGGCCGAAGCGCTCGGTGCCGCGCACGCGGCCGGGATCATCCACCGCGACTTCAAGAGCGAGAACGTCTTCCTCGTCCCGGCGCCCGAACGCGGCGACGGCGCGCCGCGCGTCGTGGTGACGGACTTCGGCGTGGCGCGCGGCGCCCGCGACGAGGAGGCGTTCGCCGCGACGATGACCAGCGGCGTGGTGGTCGGCACGCCGGCGTACATGGCGCCCGAGCAGCTCGAAGGCGGAGCGATCACCCCGGCGGTCGACCTCTATGCGCTGGGCGTGGTGATTTTCGAGATGCTCACCGGCGAGCTCCCCTTCCAGGGCGAGACCGCCATCGCCACGGCGGTCAAACGGCTGACCGAGCCGGCGCCGTCGCCGCGCGAGCGGGTCGCCGACCTCGAGGCCCGCTGGGAGAGCCTCGTCCTGCGTTGCCTGGCCCGTCGGCCGGAAGACCGCTTCGCCGCCGCCAGCGACCTGGTCGACACGCTCTCGTCCGAGGAGGGTGAGCTGTCGCCTCCTCCCCGGGTGACACCTCCCCCGGTCACCGCTCCTCCCACCCTTTCGGCGCGCGACCGGCGGATGCGCTGGATCGCCATCGCCGTTGGCATCGCCCTCGTGGTGGCCGTGGGGAGCGCCCTCTGGCGGATTCGCAACCTGCGACACGGCGATCTGCCCGACCCCGGCGCGACGGCGCGACGCGCCGTCGCCGTGCTCGGCTCCCGCAACCTCTCTGGCGAGGGTGAAGCCGCCTGGCTCTCGACCGCGCTAAGCGAGATGCTGACCACCGAGATCGCCGGCGGCGGCGCCCTGCGGACGATTTCGGGCGACCAGGTGGCGCGCGCACGCCGTGAGCTCAAGCTGGCCGAGGCCGTCGAGCTCGAGCCTGCCGAGCTCTCCCGGCTGCGCGGCCGCCTCGGTGTCGACGTGCTGATCAGCGGGGCCTACACGATCGTTCCGGGCAGCGACGGCCTGCGACTCGACCTGCGGCTGCGGGACGCGGCGACCGGGCGCCAGCTCGCCTCGCTCGCCGAGAGCGGCAGCAGTGCCCAGCTCTTCGACCTGGTGAGCCGCATCGGCGGGCGGGCACGCGAGGCGCTCGGCGCCGGCGAGCTGTCGAAGGCCGAGGGCGAGGCGCTCGAAGCGGCGCTGCCGGCCAACCCCGAGGCGGTGCGGCTCTACGTCGAGGGTCTCGACCGGCTGCGTGCCTTCGAGCCGCAAGAAGCCCGCGAGCGTTTCGAGCAGGCGGTGGCGCTCGACCCCTCGTTCGCCCTCGCCCGTTCGTCGCTCGCCACCGCCTGGTCCGCGCTCGGCTACGAGCAACGCGCCCAGCGCGAGGCCGAGCGCGCCCACGAGCTCGCCGCCCGCCTGCCGCGCGACGAACGGCTGCTCGTCGAGGCGCGCTATCGCGAGATGCAGCACGATTTCCGGCGGGCTGCCGAGATCTACGGCGCGCTCTGGCAGGCCTACCCGGACGGCCTCGACTACGGGCTGCGGCTCGCGGCGATGCAGACCGCCGGTGGCGCCGGCGAACAGGCGCTCGCCACGCTCGGCGCGCTGCGCCGCCTCCCGGCGCCGCTCGGCGCCGACCCGCGGATCGACCTCGCGGCCGCCGCGGCCGCCGGCAGCCTCTCGGACTTCAAGACCCAGCTCGCCAGCGCCGCGAGGGCCGCCGAGGGTGCGACCGCCCAGGGGGCCAAGCGGCTCGTCGCGGAGGCCCGGGTGAGCGAGGCCTGGGCGGCGCGGAATCTCGGCGACCCGGCCCGCGCCCGCCAGGCCTGCGAGGAGGCGGGGCGCATCTTCGGCGACGTCGGCGATCGCAGCGGCGCCGCCGCCGCGCTGACCGCGCTCGCCGGCGTGCGCTACGACCAGGGCGACCTGGAAGGCGCCCGCGCCGACAACGAGCGCGCCCTCGCCACCTTCCGCGAGGTGGGCGACCAGAGCGGCGTGGCACGCGCCCTGAACAACATCGCGGTGATCGGTCGCGCCTCGGGCGATCGCGCCACGGCGCGTCGGCTCTACGAGGAGGTGGTGGCGATCTCGCTCGAGACCGGCGACCGCGCCGGCACCGCCTACGCCTCCCACAACCTCGGCACCCTGCTCTCCGAAGAGGGCGATCTCGCCGGGGCCCGGCAACGTCTCGAGCAGGCGCTCGCCGCGCGGCGCGAGATCGGCGATCAGGCCGGGACCGGCGCGTCGCTCGCCAGCCTCGGCGCAGTGCTGCGACGCGAGGGACAGCTCGCCGAGGCGCAGCGCCGGCTCGAGGAGTCGCTGGCGCTGCAGCGGGAGATCGGACAGAAGATCGGGCAGGTCGGTTCGCTCTCGGCGCTCGCCCAGGTGGCGATCGACCAGGGCGAGCTCGGGCGCGCCGCCGAGGGATTCGCCGCCGCGCTGACGATGGCGCGCGAGATCGGCAACAAGAGCGCCGAGGCCCAGGCGCTCGCCGGCCAGGGCGAGCTCGCCGCGCTCGCGGCGCGCTTCGACGAGGCCGAAGCTCACCATCGCGCCGCCCTCGCCCTGCGCCAGGAGATCGGCGAGCGCGTGGCGAGTCTGCAGAGCCGGTTGGCGCTCGCCCGCGTCGCGCTCGATCGCGGGGCCTTCGATGTCGCCGAGAGCGCCGGGCGCGAGCTCCTCGCCGGACTCGACGACGAACCGTTGCCGGAGCTGCGCGTCCAGACCCGGACGGTGCTCTGTCGCGCCGCCGCCGGGCGCGGCGCCACCGCGGCCGCCCGCTCGCTCGGCGAGGAGGCGGTCGGCCTCGCCGCTTCGACCCAGAGCCCTGCCGTGCAACTCGGCGCGCGGATCGCCGCCGCGCGCGCCGGCGGCGGCAATCGCGAACGGGACCGCGCCGCGCTCACCACGGCGCTCGCCGAAGCGCGCCAGATCGGATTGGCCAGCCTCGAGCTCGAGGCACGCTTCGCCCTGGCCGAGCTCGGGCCGCGCGACGATCCGGCGATCTCGACGCTCGCGCGCGACGCTCGCGCGCGCGGCTACCTGACGATCGCGGCGCAGGCCGAACGGCTGGCCACCCGATGA
- a CDS encoding isochorismatase family protein, with the protein MAPEEEIMELAEIDRSVVVVIDLQGKLVEQVHRPELVQAATCRLMKIADLFGVPVALTEQYPRGLGATRPEILEVFDALGVARRRFEKVAFGCFAEPGFAELLAELRPGVPPGRMQLVVAGIEAHVCVMQTVLAGRAAGYGVQVCWEAVSGRGVEHRQWALERMRQAGAQITSLESVAFEWARDKNHPSFKALSALLKEGQLGG; encoded by the coding sequence ATGGCGCCCGAGGAGGAGATCATGGAGCTCGCCGAAATCGATCGCAGCGTGGTGGTGGTCATCGACCTGCAGGGCAAGTTGGTCGAGCAGGTCCATCGGCCCGAGCTGGTCCAGGCCGCGACCTGCCGGCTGATGAAGATCGCCGACCTCTTCGGCGTGCCGGTCGCGCTGACCGAGCAGTATCCGCGCGGCCTCGGGGCGACGCGGCCGGAGATCCTCGAGGTGTTCGATGCCCTCGGTGTCGCCCGGCGGCGCTTCGAGAAGGTCGCCTTCGGCTGCTTCGCCGAACCCGGCTTCGCCGAGTTGCTCGCCGAGCTGCGGCCCGGTGTCCCTCCCGGACGGATGCAGCTCGTCGTCGCCGGGATCGAAGCGCACGTCTGCGTCATGCAGACGGTCCTTGCCGGTCGGGCGGCCGGCTACGGCGTCCAGGTCTGCTGGGAGGCGGTCAGCGGCCGCGGGGTCGAGCATCGGCAGTGGGCGCTCGAGCGGATGCGACAGGCCGGGGCGCAGATCACCAGTCTCGAATCGGTCGCCTTCGAGTGGGCACGCGACAAGAACCACCCGAGCTTCAAGGCGCTCTCCGCGCTGCTCAAGGAAGGACAGCTCGGCGGCTAG
- a CDS encoding tetratricopeptide repeat protein, whose amino-acid sequence MPLLFYWQTTRFGFLLDDYVLFQRSASLSDLTSLGRGFLTDVGALRKGAEAVLGSYYRPLFLALSTLYYQLAGGGTFAWHLAAVLLAAAIGRLAWALLRRVGLSPEHSLLGSLLFSLHPSHVSSVAWASGIQELLATLFVFLALLALVTRPTVQDDRRALILASVAFAAALLSKEVAIGLLPLVGIWAWLRRGVGPGDATADEARRFARAGVLFAGVVGLYLGLRVHALGALANPWPHAPGLAASLPSVPLALLVYLRLLLWPFGFSIFRPERPVWQWHDPAVWWATLVLVGLTALVAVAWRRRRGLVLPVAWFAVWLLPVLNFWTLDPQWMVSDRYLFLPSLALPWLLAELVPARRLSAVLGAAVLVCAAFSWRYTAIFADERTFVAAMERAEPTSPLIYAEKARQQTGAGDLAGAEVALRRAVALDPRSARNLRALGDLELERGDLASAEGHYRVALGEEPKASRTFKHLAMAHARAGSPEEALRVLEESARRWPEDGQVELMRAILLFVRGDRAGAESAYARAVSLRPDDEDLAGGLEAASARMAPLLSAPSARPAATPARR is encoded by the coding sequence GTGCCGCTCCTCTTCTATTGGCAGACGACGCGCTTCGGCTTCCTTCTCGACGACTACGTCCTCTTCCAGCGGAGCGCCTCGCTCAGCGATCTCACGAGCCTCGGACGCGGTTTCCTCACGGACGTCGGCGCGCTGCGCAAGGGCGCGGAGGCGGTGCTCGGCAGCTACTATCGGCCGCTCTTCCTGGCGCTCTCGACGCTCTACTACCAGCTTGCGGGCGGCGGAACGTTCGCCTGGCATCTGGCGGCGGTTCTCCTCGCGGCGGCGATCGGAAGGCTCGCCTGGGCCCTGTTGCGCCGGGTCGGGCTCTCGCCGGAGCATTCGCTGCTGGGCTCGCTGCTCTTCTCGCTGCATCCCTCGCACGTCAGCTCGGTCGCCTGGGCTTCGGGGATCCAAGAGCTTCTGGCGACGCTCTTCGTGTTCCTGGCGCTGCTGGCGCTCGTCACGCGGCCGACGGTGCAAGACGACCGCCGTGCCCTGATCCTGGCCAGCGTCGCCTTCGCCGCCGCGCTCCTGTCGAAAGAGGTGGCGATCGGACTCCTGCCGCTCGTCGGCATCTGGGCCTGGCTCCGCCGCGGCGTTGGCCCCGGCGATGCGACGGCGGACGAAGCCCGCCGCTTCGCGCGCGCTGGGGTGCTCTTCGCCGGAGTCGTCGGGCTCTACCTGGGCTTGCGGGTCCATGCGCTCGGGGCATTGGCGAATCCCTGGCCGCACGCCCCCGGCCTGGCTGCGTCGCTGCCGTCGGTTCCTCTGGCGCTCCTGGTCTACCTGCGGCTGCTGCTCTGGCCGTTCGGATTCTCGATCTTCCGTCCCGAGCGGCCGGTCTGGCAGTGGCACGATCCCGCGGTCTGGTGGGCGACGCTGGTGCTCGTCGGGCTCACGGCCCTCGTGGCCGTGGCGTGGCGCCGCCGTCGCGGCCTCGTTCTGCCCGTCGCCTGGTTCGCCGTCTGGCTGCTGCCGGTGCTGAACTTCTGGACTCTCGACCCGCAGTGGATGGTCTCGGACCGCTACCTCTTCCTGCCCTCCCTCGCTTTGCCCTGGTTGCTCGCCGAGCTCGTGCCGGCGCGCCGGCTGTCCGCGGTGCTGGGCGCGGCGGTGCTCGTCTGCGCGGCGTTCTCCTGGCGCTACACGGCGATCTTCGCCGACGAGCGGACGTTCGTGGCCGCCATGGAGCGGGCCGAGCCGACGAGCCCGCTCATCTACGCCGAGAAGGCGCGCCAGCAGACCGGCGCGGGGGACCTCGCGGGAGCCGAAGTGGCGCTGCGCCGAGCCGTCGCGCTCGATCCCCGCTCCGCGCGGAATCTGCGGGCGCTGGGCGATCTCGAGCTCGAGCGCGGCGACCTGGCTTCCGCCGAGGGGCACTATCGAGTGGCGCTCGGCGAAGAGCCGAAAGCGAGCCGGACGTTCAAGCACCTTGCCATGGCGCACGCACGTGCGGGCTCGCCCGAAGAGGCCCTCCGGGTGCTCGAGGAGTCGGCGCGGCGCTGGCCGGAAGACGGCCAGGTCGAGCTGATGCGAGCGATTCTCCTGTTCGTGCGGGGGGATCGCGCGGGGGCGGAGAGCGCCTACGCGCGCGCGGTGAGCCTGCG
- a CDS encoding ABC transporter permease produces the protein MRQIAAIVRKELKLFLSDRRSVVVGVVTPILLAWFFGFLFSGGGQQEATKIPVRVVDADRSAVSRAVIAGLAGDPLLAVTTAEADPAREEVRRGKAVAAVFLPPGFGVDAVRGFFGTAAAPEVRLLVDPSRSTEAGLVRGLLAEKIYREASRESFAGSTGHDVLAESLRALEADRAPASPEREALKQLLRDVTRWQSSSAGPGQPSGVSGAPRGPGSAVPFTLREEAVTARRGATYNSYAHSFAGMGIQFLLFVALDFGIAFLVERQGGLWKRLRAAPLSRTTLLAGKTAAGALIGLISIGTTFAFGIAVLGVRVVGSVPGFLLLLVASALMASSFGLLLAALGQTPGTTRGLSILAVLLLVMLGGGWVPAFVFPAWMQSVTLALPTRWAIDGLDAVVWRGADLVTGALPACAVLLGYTALFLLIARLRFRWSDD, from the coding sequence ATGAGACAGATCGCCGCCATCGTCCGCAAGGAGCTGAAGCTCTTCCTCTCCGACCGTCGCTCGGTCGTGGTCGGCGTCGTCACGCCGATCCTGCTCGCCTGGTTTTTCGGTTTTCTCTTCTCCGGCGGGGGGCAGCAGGAGGCCACCAAGATCCCGGTTCGCGTGGTCGATGCCGACCGGAGCGCCGTCTCGCGAGCGGTCATCGCCGGCCTCGCCGGCGACCCGCTGCTCGCGGTGACGACGGCCGAGGCCGATCCGGCGCGGGAGGAGGTGCGCCGCGGCAAGGCGGTCGCCGCTGTCTTCCTCCCTCCGGGCTTCGGCGTCGACGCGGTGCGCGGCTTCTTCGGAACCGCGGCGGCCCCGGAGGTCCGCCTGCTCGTCGATCCGTCGCGCAGCACCGAGGCCGGCCTGGTGCGCGGCCTCCTCGCCGAGAAGATCTATCGCGAGGCGTCGCGCGAGTCGTTCGCCGGCAGCACGGGCCACGACGTCCTCGCGGAGAGTCTGCGTGCGCTCGAAGCAGACCGCGCACCGGCCAGCCCGGAGCGCGAGGCGTTGAAGCAGCTGCTGCGCGACGTGACGCGCTGGCAGTCGTCGAGCGCCGGACCGGGCCAACCTTCCGGCGTTTCGGGCGCTCCCCGCGGACCCGGCTCCGCCGTCCCGTTCACCTTGCGCGAGGAGGCGGTCACGGCGCGGCGGGGGGCGACCTACAACAGCTACGCGCACTCTTTCGCCGGCATGGGAATCCAGTTCCTGCTCTTCGTCGCCCTCGACTTCGGCATCGCCTTCCTCGTCGAGCGTCAGGGCGGGCTATGGAAGCGGCTGCGGGCCGCACCGCTGTCGCGCACGACACTGCTCGCCGGCAAGACGGCGGCGGGAGCGCTGATCGGACTGATCTCCATCGGCACGACCTTCGCTTTCGGGATCGCGGTCCTCGGCGTGCGGGTCGTGGGGAGCGTTCCCGGATTCCTGCTGCTGCTCGTGGCCTCGGCGCTGATGGCCTCGTCGTTCGGGCTGCTGCTCGCCGCGCTGGGACAGACCCCGGGCACGACCCGCGGCCTCTCGATCCTTGCCGTCCTGCTGCTCGTGATGCTCGGTGGCGGCTGGGTGCCGGCCTTCGTCTTCCCCGCGTGGATGCAGTCGGTCACTCTCGCCCTGCCGACCCGCTGGGCGATCGACGGTCTCGACGCCGTCGTCTGGCGCGGCGCCGATCTCGTCACCGGCGCCCTTCCCGCCTGCGCCGTGCTGCTCGGCTATACCGCGCTCTTCCTGCTGATCGCCCGCCTGCGCTTCCGCTGGTCCGACGACTGA